From Virgibacillus ihumii, the proteins below share one genomic window:
- the metG gene encoding methionine--tRNA ligase, with the protein MPKEKNTFYITTPIYYPSGNLHIGHAYSTVAGDAIARYKRLRGYDVMYLTGTDEHGQKIQRKAHEKGMEPQKYVDEIVSGIQDLWKKLKITNDDFIRTTEDRHKRIVEKIFDQLVKQGDIYLDEYEGWYCTSCESFFTERQLDDGHCPDCGGPVEKVKEESYFFKMSKYVDRLVEFYEANPEFIQPESRKNEMLNNFIRPGLEDLAVSRTTFDWGIKVPGDPKHVIYVWIDALTNYITALGYGTDHDELYQKFWPADVHLMSKEIVRFHTIYWPIILMALDLPLPKKVFAHGWILMKDGKMSKSKGNVVDPIQLTDRYGLDALRYYLLREVPFGSDGVFTPEGFVERTNYDLANDLGNLLNRTVAMINKYFDGKIPAYIASETEFEASLESLQEETVDKVEDSMDNMQFSVALSSLWKMISRTNKYIDETEPWILAKDDANKERLGNVMAHLAESLRKTAIMLQPFLTESPAEIFKQLGVTDEQLQDWESIRDNGRIEAGTHVAKGEPLFPRLDVEKEVETIKAMMTKPEPEKKKPAAKKAPEQKEEVTFDEFMKVDMRVAEVVKAESVKKADKLLKLQLDVGMDKRQVVSGIAEYYQPDDLVGKKVICVTNLKPVKLRGEKSEGMILCGEDEIGNLTLASVEQSLPNGSVVK; encoded by the coding sequence ATGCCAAAAGAGAAAAATACGTTTTATATAACAACACCAATCTATTATCCAAGCGGCAATTTACACATTGGCCACGCATATTCCACGGTCGCCGGTGATGCGATTGCCCGATATAAACGTTTGCGTGGGTATGATGTGATGTATTTGACCGGAACGGATGAACATGGTCAAAAAATTCAGCGTAAAGCACACGAAAAAGGGATGGAGCCACAGAAATATGTCGATGAAATTGTCAGTGGTATCCAGGATTTATGGAAAAAATTAAAAATAACAAATGATGACTTTATCCGCACAACCGAAGATCGTCATAAGCGAATTGTCGAAAAGATATTTGATCAGCTTGTTAAACAGGGTGATATTTATCTGGATGAGTATGAAGGATGGTACTGTACATCATGTGAGTCCTTCTTTACGGAACGGCAGCTGGATGATGGTCATTGTCCGGATTGTGGCGGACCGGTTGAGAAAGTAAAAGAGGAATCCTATTTCTTTAAAATGAGCAAGTATGTCGACCGTCTTGTCGAATTTTATGAAGCTAATCCGGAATTCATTCAGCCGGAAAGCCGTAAAAATGAAATGCTGAATAACTTTATCAGACCGGGCCTGGAGGATTTGGCGGTATCACGGACTACGTTTGACTGGGGCATTAAAGTGCCTGGTGATCCAAAACATGTTATTTACGTTTGGATTGATGCCTTGACAAATTATATCACAGCACTTGGCTATGGAACGGATCATGATGAACTGTATCAGAAGTTTTGGCCGGCAGATGTGCATCTGATGAGTAAGGAAATTGTCCGTTTCCATACCATTTACTGGCCGATTATCCTAATGGCACTTGATTTGCCGCTGCCGAAAAAAGTGTTTGCGCATGGGTGGATTTTGATGAAGGATGGCAAAATGTCCAAATCGAAAGGAAATGTTGTCGATCCTATTCAACTGACAGATCGATATGGCCTTGATGCATTGCGCTATTACCTGCTCCGTGAAGTTCCGTTCGGGTCGGACGGGGTATTTACACCTGAAGGCTTTGTGGAGCGTACTAATTATGACCTGGCAAACGATCTTGGCAACCTGCTTAACCGGACCGTTGCCATGATCAATAAGTACTTTGATGGAAAAATTCCTGCGTATATCGCTTCCGAAACGGAATTTGAGGCGTCACTCGAGTCCTTGCAGGAAGAAACGGTGGATAAAGTGGAAGATTCGATGGATAACATGCAGTTCTCGGTCGCGCTTTCCTCATTGTGGAAGATGATCAGCAGGACGAATAAATATATTGATGAAACAGAGCCTTGGATTCTGGCAAAAGATGACGCGAATAAAGAGCGGCTTGGGAATGTGATGGCTCATTTGGCGGAATCATTACGAAAGACTGCGATTATGCTGCAGCCGTTTTTGACCGAATCACCTGCCGAGATTTTCAAACAACTCGGCGTTACTGATGAGCAATTGCAGGATTGGGAATCAATTCGCGACAATGGTCGAATTGAAGCAGGGACTCATGTTGCAAAAGGTGAGCCGCTATTCCCGCGTCTTGATGTGGAAAAAGAAGTCGAAACGATTAAGGCAATGATGACAAAGCCTGAACCGGAAAAGAAAAAACCTGCTGCTAAAAAAGCGCCGGAACAAAAGGAAGAAGTTACTTTCGATGAATTTATGAAAGTAGATATGCGTGTTGCCGAAGTCGTCAAAGCGGAATCTGTGAAAAAAGCAGATAAATTATTAAAGCTTCAGCTTGATGTCGGCATGGACAAACGGCAGGTAGTATCAGGTATTGCTGAATATTATCAGCCGGATGACCTTGTTGGGAAAAAGGTCATTTGTGTTACCAACCTGAAACCCGTTAAACTGCGTGGCGAAAAATCTGAAGGAATGATACTTTGCGGTGAGGATGAAATTGGGAACTTAACCCTTGCATCTGTTGAGCAATCCTTGCCAAATGGTTCGGTAGTAAAATAA
- a CDS encoding TatD family hydrolase has translation MLVDTHVHLNARQFFEDRDETIQRAFDAGVKYMVVVGFDRETIPLAIEIAEQYETIYAAVGWHPVDAIDMTQEDLDWIEELSAHQKVVAIGEMGLDYHWDKSPKEIQKEVFRKQINLAKKVKMPIIIHNREATEDIIEVMQEENAEEVGGIMHCYNDAPDYIQACLDMNFYISLGGPVTFKNATLPKEVAVQVPKDRLLVETDAPFLAPHPNRGKRNEPAYVKLVAEKVAELRETSFEELSKITTENAFQLFHFE, from the coding sequence ATGTTAGTTGATACACATGTACATTTGAACGCGAGACAGTTTTTTGAAGATCGGGATGAGACGATCCAACGTGCATTTGATGCTGGTGTAAAGTATATGGTGGTTGTCGGATTTGACCGGGAGACGATTCCGCTGGCAATTGAAATAGCCGAACAGTACGAAACAATCTATGCTGCGGTTGGCTGGCATCCGGTTGATGCAATAGATATGACCCAGGAAGATCTTGACTGGATTGAGGAACTGTCAGCACACCAAAAGGTGGTTGCCATCGGTGAGATGGGGCTTGATTATCATTGGGATAAATCACCAAAAGAAATTCAAAAAGAGGTGTTCCGCAAACAGATTAACCTGGCCAAAAAAGTGAAGATGCCAATCATCATTCACAACCGTGAAGCAACAGAAGACATTATTGAAGTCATGCAGGAGGAAAATGCAGAGGAAGTCGGTGGAATCATGCATTGCTATAATGATGCACCGGATTATATACAGGCATGCCTTGATATGAATTTTTATATTTCATTAGGCGGTCCGGTAACGTTTAAAAATGCCACCCTGCCAAAAGAAGTGGCTGTGCAGGTGCCAAAGGATCGGCTGCTGGTGGAGACGGATGCGCCGTTCCTGGCACCTCATCCAAACCGCGGGAAACGAAATGAGCCAGCATATGTAAAACTCGTTGCCGAAAAGGTCGCTGAACTCCGGGAAACATCTTTCGAAGAACTCAGTAAAATTACGACAGAAAACGCTTTTCAATTGTTTCATTTTGAGTAA
- a CDS encoding G5 and 3D domain-containing protein, translating into MNFISKLLPASKLKLIISCIGVMALVVFSGIILFEATKAEVAVTENGEKQTVQTHANTVKELLTELNIAVGEHDSLSHQVSTAITDGMHITYKKANKVIVTVDGNEQVYYTTKDTIGEFLKANGMDVSKRDETSHKASEPIRNGLTLTINKAFKVAVHNGGKKEKLWFTGGTVNELLKQNDISLGKLDKVKPAKKEKVTKDTPIKIIRVKKDTKTVKEKIAYGTEEQEDSNLEKGKKRVIAEGSEGLVVKKYEITKENGEVVNRELIDKQVKRESEERIVAFGTKEEQDLVTLSSSSSNNSSGSSSETNDSSSSNSNSGNDTETESANNDSSARVLYMNASAYTADCSGCSGFTATGINLNANPHKKVVAVDPSVIPLGTRVWVEGYGYAVAGDTGGHIVGNRIDLHFASRSDALAFGRRTVKVKILD; encoded by the coding sequence ATGAATTTTATTTCAAAGCTATTGCCGGCGTCGAAATTAAAGCTGATCATATCTTGTATTGGTGTTATGGCGCTGGTTGTTTTTTCTGGTATTATCCTGTTTGAAGCAACGAAAGCTGAAGTAGCCGTTACGGAAAATGGAGAAAAACAAACAGTCCAGACTCACGCAAACACAGTAAAAGAACTTCTTACAGAATTAAACATAGCAGTGGGAGAGCATGACTCGCTTTCACACCAGGTCAGCACAGCTATTACAGATGGAATGCACATTACATACAAGAAAGCCAACAAAGTGATTGTTACGGTCGACGGGAATGAGCAGGTTTATTACACAACAAAAGATACGATTGGCGAATTTCTGAAAGCTAATGGAATGGATGTTTCGAAGCGTGATGAAACTTCCCATAAGGCATCGGAGCCAATCAGAAATGGTCTGACCCTTACAATCAATAAAGCATTTAAGGTCGCAGTTCATAACGGCGGTAAAAAAGAAAAGTTGTGGTTCACCGGTGGAACAGTTAATGAACTGCTGAAACAGAATGATATTTCGCTGGGAAAGCTGGATAAAGTAAAGCCAGCTAAAAAAGAAAAGGTAACAAAGGATACACCGATCAAAATTATACGGGTCAAAAAGGACACAAAAACAGTTAAAGAAAAAATTGCTTACGGAACGGAAGAACAGGAAGACAGTAATCTTGAAAAAGGCAAAAAGCGGGTCATTGCAGAAGGCTCAGAAGGTCTTGTTGTGAAAAAATACGAAATCACTAAAGAAAACGGTGAAGTGGTTAATCGTGAACTTATTGATAAACAAGTGAAACGTGAGAGTGAAGAACGTATTGTGGCCTTTGGCACGAAGGAAGAGCAGGATCTTGTAACATTGTCCAGTTCAAGCTCCAATAACAGTTCCGGCAGTAGTTCTGAGACAAATGACAGTTCCAGTTCAAACAGCAATTCCGGCAATGATACGGAGACTGAGTCTGCAAATAATGACAGCAGTGCCCGTGTATTATACATGAATGCCAGCGCGTATACAGCTGATTGTTCAGGATGTTCCGGTTTTACTGCAACTGGAATTAATTTAAATGCAAACCCTCATAAGAAGGTTGTTGCCGTAGATCCGAGTGTCATCCCTTTAGGCACCAGGGTGTGGGTTGAAGGATATGGATATGCAGTAGCAGGCGATACTGGAGGACACATTGTTGGAAATCGCATTGATCTTCATTTTGCGTCCAGGTCTGATGCATTAGCATTTGGAAGAAGAACGGTAAAAGTAAAGATTCTTGATTAA
- the rnmV gene encoding ribonuclease M5, translating to MKIKEIIVVEGRDDTAKIRQAVDADTIETNGSAVNEPILKQIEHAKNKRGVIIFTDPDYPGERIRHIVDQAVPGCKHAFIKREDARAKHPAASSLGIEHASAATIRRALGDVYELTDNEPSEITKQDLISHGLIGSSKASSRRGRLGELLQIGHTNGKQLLKRLTMFQISKKQFEHTAAQVLQEENDDN from the coding sequence TTGAAAATAAAGGAAATCATAGTTGTGGAAGGCCGTGACGATACCGCAAAAATCCGTCAGGCGGTCGATGCTGATACAATTGAGACGAATGGCTCGGCGGTAAATGAGCCAATTCTAAAACAAATAGAGCATGCCAAGAACAAACGGGGTGTCATTATTTTTACCGATCCGGATTACCCCGGAGAACGCATTCGTCATATTGTTGATCAGGCGGTACCCGGCTGCAAGCATGCATTTATAAAACGGGAAGATGCACGTGCAAAACATCCCGCCGCCAGCAGTCTTGGAATTGAACATGCTTCTGCGGCGACCATTCGGAGAGCGTTGGGGGATGTATATGAACTGACGGATAATGAACCCAGCGAGATAACGAAACAGGATCTTATTTCCCATGGGTTAATCGGGAGTTCAAAGGCAAGTTCAAGGAGAGGCCGTCTTGGTGAATTATTGCAAATCGGTCATACGAATGGGAAACAGTTGCTGAAACGCTTAACGATGTTTCAGATTTCAAAGAAGCAATTTGAACATACGGCAGCCCAGGTACTCCAGGAGGAAAATGATGACAATTAA
- the rsmA gene encoding 16S rRNA (adenine(1518)-N(6)/adenine(1519)-N(6))-dimethyltransferase RsmA yields the protein MTIKRIATPKRTSEILNKYGFHFKKSLGQNFLIDVNILENIMNQVGIDKQAAAIEIGPGIGALTEQLAIHADKVLAFEIDQRLLPILEETLQNYENVQVLHQDILEADVRQAIDTYFDQGQPVHIIANLPYYITTPILMKLLRENLPVASITIMIQKEVAERMAAVPNNKSYGSLSIAVQYYTHAEVIMSVPKSVFMPPPKVDSSVLQLMLRDTPPVNVENEEFFFDVVQASFAQRRKTLRNNLTRHFKESLEREKIVQLLEAAGIDGTRRGESLNMQEFADLANTFYLELKK from the coding sequence ATGACAATTAAAAGAATCGCGACACCGAAACGGACCAGTGAAATTTTAAATAAATATGGTTTTCATTTTAAAAAGAGTCTCGGTCAAAATTTTTTAATCGATGTTAATATACTTGAAAATATTATGAATCAGGTTGGGATCGACAAGCAGGCTGCGGCAATCGAAATCGGACCCGGTATTGGCGCACTGACTGAACAGTTGGCAATCCATGCTGACAAAGTGCTGGCTTTTGAAATTGATCAGCGTTTGCTGCCTATTCTTGAGGAAACGCTGCAGAATTATGAAAATGTTCAGGTGCTGCATCAGGATATTCTGGAAGCGGATGTCAGGCAGGCAATCGATACATACTTTGACCAGGGTCAGCCGGTTCATATCATCGCAAACTTACCATACTACATTACAACGCCAATTTTAATGAAATTACTCCGGGAAAATCTGCCTGTTGCAAGCATTACCATTATGATTCAAAAAGAGGTTGCTGAGCGGATGGCTGCGGTGCCAAATAATAAAAGCTACGGCTCTCTTTCCATCGCTGTCCAGTATTATACACATGCGGAAGTCATTATGAGTGTGCCGAAAAGTGTGTTTATGCCACCGCCGAAAGTTGATTCGAGTGTATTACAGTTGATGTTGCGGGATACCCCGCCTGTAAACGTGGAAAATGAGGAATTCTTCTTTGATGTGGTGCAGGCCAGTTTTGCCCAGCGCAGAAAAACATTGCGAAATAATTTAACGCGGCATTTTAAGGAATCACTTGAACGGGAAAAAATAGTCCAGCTGCTTGAAGCGGCAGGCATTGATGGTACACGTCGCGGTGAATCATTAAACATGCAGGAGTTCGCGGATCTTGCCAATACCTTTTATTTGGAATTGAAAAAATAA
- the yabG gene encoding sporulation peptidase YabG, translating to MDFTTGEFVTRISYRHDLLFRIASVTNETATLHGEDIRLAADAPLDDLTHVEDRDLAKRKRKGKEQEESSYRLFRQDYQLMREKREYQASNGYQSNVSYFQLPAKVLHIDGDPSYLRKCIELYNRLGLQVHGVHVREKEMPFEIAGLMERIQPDIIVITGHDAFSSNKGGKGDLRAYRHSKYFAETVRTARQINASLDQLIIFAGACQSHFESLIRAGANFASSPSRINIHALDPVYITAKIAYTPFMDKVGVWDALRNTLTGERGLGGVETRGLLRTGMPYTADNETEENS from the coding sequence ATGGATTTTACAACAGGAGAATTTGTAACACGTATATCATACAGGCATGATTTGTTATTCCGGATTGCATCGGTTACAAATGAAACCGCAACATTGCACGGAGAGGATATTCGTCTGGCAGCTGATGCCCCACTGGATGATCTGACACATGTTGAAGACAGGGATCTGGCAAAACGAAAGCGGAAGGGCAAAGAACAGGAAGAATCCTCCTACCGGCTATTTCGACAGGATTACCAGTTAATGCGGGAAAAGCGCGAGTATCAGGCAAGTAATGGGTATCAGAGTAATGTAAGTTATTTCCAGCTTCCTGCAAAAGTACTCCATATTGACGGTGATCCCTCTTATTTAAGAAAGTGTATTGAGCTGTATAACCGATTGGGATTGCAGGTTCATGGGGTCCATGTCCGTGAAAAGGAAATGCCGTTTGAAATTGCAGGTTTAATGGAGCGTATACAGCCCGACATCATTGTGATTACAGGTCATGACGCTTTTTCAAGTAATAAAGGCGGGAAAGGAGATCTTCGTGCTTATCGGCATTCCAAATATTTTGCAGAGACGGTTCGTACGGCGCGGCAAATAAACGCCAGTCTTGATCAATTGATTATCTTTGCCGGAGCTTGCCAGTCCCATTTTGAATCCCTGATTAGGGCGGGAGCAAATTTTGCAAGTTCTCCATCCCGTATTAATATACATGCGCTGGATCCTGTTTATATAACGGCCAAAATCGCTTATACCCCTTTTATGGATAAGGTTGGTGTATGGGATGCACTGCGAAATACGCTTACCGGTGAAAGAGGTCTTGGTGGAGTGGAAACGAGAGGACTTTTGCGGACCGGCATGCCTTACACGGCCGATAATGAAACAGAAGAAAATAGCTGA
- the veg gene encoding biofilm formation stimulator Veg yields MAKTLVEIKQGLECQLGKRLKLKANGGRRKTIERCGILAETYPSVFIVELDQDENAFERVSYSYADVLTETVQISFQDGALMVEQ; encoded by the coding sequence GTGGCAAAAACATTAGTCGAAATTAAGCAAGGTCTTGAGTGTCAGCTAGGCAAGCGTTTAAAGCTTAAAGCCAATGGTGGCAGAAGGAAAACAATTGAACGTTGCGGCATTTTAGCAGAAACATATCCATCTGTTTTCATTGTTGAATTGGATCAGGACGAGAATGCATTCGAACGTGTTTCATACAGCTATGCAGACGTCTTAACAGAGACAGTTCAAATCAGCTTTCAGGATGGAGCGTTAATGGTTGAGCAGTAA
- a CDS encoding small, acid-soluble spore protein, alpha/beta type: protein MGRRGGMMSDQMKEEIAKELGFYDTVQEEGWGGIKARDAGNMVKRAIEIAEQNMNGRP, encoded by the coding sequence ATGGGAAGACGTGGCGGAATGATGTCAGACCAGATGAAAGAAGAAATAGCCAAGGAGTTAGGTTTTTACGACACAGTGCAGGAAGAAGGCTGGGGCGGCATTAAAGCGAGAGATGCCGGTAACATGGTGAAACGGGCAATCGAGATAGCTGAACAGAACATGAATGGCAGACCCTAA
- the ispE gene encoding 4-(cytidine 5'-diphospho)-2-C-methyl-D-erythritol kinase, producing the protein MIVFERAPAKINLSLDVLGKRDDGFHEVEMISTSIDLADRIELMSSVDNVIHVAADNQYVPNDERNLAYKAALAFKNKYQIDKGVQIKITKNIPVSAGLGGGSSDAAAVLRGLNKLWSVGAGKHELALIGSGIGSDVPFCVYGTTAIGTGHGEKIRELPAPPPFLVILAKPNIGISTRHIFPKVNMKEIMHPDTSEVIAALEGKDFSKLATAAGNALERVTFSLFPSVEQIKEKMVKAGADGVLMSGSGPTMVGLVQQYSKAKRIYNGLRGFCDEVFVVQLLDRR; encoded by the coding sequence ATGATTGTATTTGAACGGGCGCCAGCTAAGATCAATTTGTCGTTGGATGTCCTCGGTAAGCGTGATGACGGGTTCCATGAGGTGGAAATGATTTCAACTTCTATTGATCTGGCCGATCGTATTGAACTGATGTCGTCAGTTGATAATGTGATTCATGTTGCCGCGGATAATCAATATGTGCCAAATGATGAGCGTAATCTAGCTTATAAAGCTGCCCTCGCTTTCAAAAATAAATATCAGATCGATAAAGGCGTCCAGATTAAAATAACGAAAAACATACCTGTTTCTGCCGGATTAGGTGGGGGAAGCAGTGATGCGGCTGCTGTTTTACGAGGACTGAATAAACTCTGGTCGGTCGGTGCTGGTAAGCATGAACTGGCTCTGATCGGTTCCGGGATCGGGTCCGATGTACCTTTTTGTGTTTACGGAACAACGGCAATTGGCACCGGTCACGGGGAAAAAATTCGTGAATTACCTGCACCTCCACCATTTTTAGTGATTTTGGCCAAACCGAATATAGGCATCTCAACCAGACATATCTTTCCAAAAGTAAACATGAAAGAAATTATGCACCCAGATACAAGTGAGGTCATTGCAGCACTCGAGGGAAAGGATTTTTCGAAACTTGCCACTGCCGCAGGAAATGCGTTGGAACGCGTAACATTTTCATTATTTCCGAGTGTGGAACAAATTAAGGAGAAGATGGTTAAGGCGGGAGCAGACGGGGTGCTCATGAGCGGATCCGGGCCAACCATGGTGGGACTTGTTCAGCAATACAGCAAGGCAAAACGCATCTATAACGGCCTTAGGGGATTTTGTGATGAAGTTTTTGTCGTACAATTACTTGATCGCCGTTAA
- the purR gene encoding pur operon repressor, with amino-acid sequence MKRSDRLVSLTNYFFENPKQHTSLPFFSERYQAAKSSISEDLGIVDRVLQEEGIGYLQTSAGAAGGVKYIPYLSEENSTEFIHELCKTLEDPARILPGGYLYMSDILGNPKMVKQIGRVLASTFSELDIDVVVTVATKGIPLAYSVAAVLNVPVVIVRRDPKVTEGSSVSINYVSGSSRKIQTMVLPKRSLRENANVCIIDDFMKAGGTINGMTSLLDEFDANVKAIGVLAEADDEEDERVVEKYTSLVKITNVDIKQNNIEVIPGKSNG; translated from the coding sequence ATGAAAAGAAGCGACCGCTTAGTTTCGTTGACTAATTATTTTTTCGAAAACCCAAAACAACATACGTCATTACCGTTTTTTTCTGAAAGGTATCAGGCTGCAAAATCATCCATTAGCGAGGATTTGGGAATAGTGGATCGTGTTTTGCAAGAGGAAGGTATCGGATATTTGCAGACATCTGCAGGTGCAGCAGGCGGCGTTAAGTATATTCCGTATCTTTCAGAAGAAAATAGTACTGAATTTATTCATGAACTTTGTAAGACCTTGGAGGATCCGGCGCGTATTCTTCCCGGGGGTTATTTATATATGAGTGATATACTCGGTAACCCAAAAATGGTGAAGCAGATTGGACGGGTTCTTGCTTCGACATTTTCGGAATTGGATATCGATGTTGTAGTTACTGTTGCTACAAAAGGTATTCCACTTGCATATTCCGTGGCGGCGGTTCTTAACGTGCCGGTAGTGATTGTACGGCGGGATCCAAAGGTAACAGAAGGGTCGTCTGTCAGTATAAATTATGTCTCCGGTTCATCCCGAAAAATACAAACGATGGTGCTTCCGAAGCGCAGTCTGCGGGAGAATGCCAATGTTTGTATTATTGATGATTTTATGAAAGCCGGTGGAACCATTAATGGCATGACAAGTCTGCTTGATGAATTTGATGCAAATGTGAAAGCAATCGGTGTTCTGGCGGAAGCAGATGATGAAGAAGATGAACGAGTTGTGGAGAAATACACATCACTTGTGAAAATTACCAATGTGGATATAAAACAGAATAATATTGAGGTTATTCCGGGAAAATCGAACGGATAA
- the spoVG gene encoding septation regulator SpoVG, with translation MEVTDVRLRRVNTEGRMRAIASITLDQEFVVHDIRVIDGNNGLFVAMPSKRTPDGEFRDIAHPINSNTRAKIQDAVLEEYHRAGETEVQYEEAGAS, from the coding sequence ATGGAAGTAACTGACGTAAGATTGCGCCGCGTAAACACAGAAGGTAGAATGCGAGCTATCGCATCAATTACTCTTGATCAGGAGTTTGTTGTCCATGATATCCGCGTTATCGATGGGAATAATGGACTGTTTGTGGCTATGCCTTCCAAACGTACTCCTGACGGTGAATTCCGGGATATTGCACATCCAATCAATTCGAATACACGTGCAAAAATCCAGGATGCTGTTTTAGAAGAATATCATCGTGCCGGCGAAACAGAGGTACAATATGAAGAAGCTGGTGCTTCGTGA
- the glmU gene encoding bifunctional UDP-N-acetylglucosamine diphosphorylase/glucosamine-1-phosphate N-acetyltransferase GlmU has product MANRYAIILAAGQGTRMKSKLYKVLHPVMGRPMVQHVIDQLKQAQLDEMVTIVGHGAEKVAEHIGDQSRLVVQEEQLGTGHAAMQAEDVLEDKDGTTIVVCGDTPLITSDTFQALFDHHEQENAKATILTAKAPTPAGYGRVIRNEKNEVERIVEHKDASEQERQIDEINTGTYCFDNKTLFQALKQVSNDNVQGEYYLPDVIEIAKKANQKVSAFMTADFEETLGVNDRVALAQAEKSMKKRINEKHMRNGVTIIDPDQTYIGPDVKMEQDVIIHPGSIIDGQSVIKSEAEIGPHSEIHNCSVGENSLVKQSVATDSTIGNRVKIGPYAHIRPEAAIGNEAKIGNFVEVKKADIGDGSKVSHLSYIGDADVGNNVNIGCGTITVNYDGKNKALTTIEDDAFIGCNSNLIAPVTVGKGSYVAAGSTITKHVPEDSLSVARARQTNKEGYASKIKDRK; this is encoded by the coding sequence ATGGCAAATCGATATGCAATCATTCTTGCAGCCGGACAAGGGACCCGAATGAAGTCAAAATTATATAAAGTACTTCATCCTGTGATGGGCCGTCCGATGGTACAGCATGTGATCGATCAGCTGAAGCAGGCACAACTGGATGAGATGGTAACAATTGTGGGTCATGGTGCTGAGAAAGTGGCTGAGCATATTGGTGATCAGAGCAGGCTTGTTGTCCAGGAGGAACAGCTTGGTACAGGTCATGCTGCGATGCAGGCAGAAGATGTGCTGGAGGATAAAGACGGTACAACGATTGTCGTATGCGGTGATACACCATTAATTACGAGTGATACATTTCAGGCGCTTTTTGATCATCATGAACAGGAAAATGCAAAAGCGACAATTTTAACTGCAAAAGCTCCCACTCCTGCAGGCTATGGCAGGGTTATTCGTAATGAAAAGAATGAAGTGGAGCGGATTGTTGAGCATAAAGATGCAAGTGAACAGGAACGTCAGATTGACGAAATAAACACGGGTACATATTGTTTTGATAACAAAACCTTATTTCAGGCATTAAAACAGGTTTCGAATGACAATGTACAGGGTGAGTATTATCTTCCGGACGTCATTGAAATTGCCAAAAAAGCAAATCAAAAAGTCAGCGCATTCATGACAGCGGATTTTGAGGAAACATTGGGAGTCAATGATCGTGTCGCGTTAGCACAAGCGGAAAAATCGATGAAAAAACGGATTAATGAAAAACATATGCGGAACGGTGTTACCATAATTGATCCGGATCAAACCTACATTGGTCCTGATGTGAAAATGGAACAGGATGTAATTATCCATCCCGGTTCCATTATTGACGGACAATCCGTTATCAAATCGGAGGCTGAAATTGGCCCACATAGTGAAATTCATAACTGTTCTGTTGGAGAAAACTCACTGGTGAAACAAAGTGTTGCCACTGACAGCACAATTGGAAATCGGGTAAAAATCGGTCCTTATGCACATATTCGTCCGGAGGCTGCTATTGGTAATGAAGCCAAGATTGGAAACTTTGTTGAAGTGAAGAAGGCAGACATTGGAGATGGAAGTAAGGTTTCCCATTTAAGTTATATCGGTGACGCAGATGTAGGAAATAATGTTAATATAGGTTGTGGAACAATTACCGTCAATTATGATGGTAAAAATAAAGCTTTAACAACCATTGAAGATGATGCTTTTATTGGATGCAATTCCAATTTAATTGCTCCGGTAACGGTAGGAAAGGGCTCGTACGTTGCTGCCGGTTCCACCATAACGAAGCATGTGCCTGAGGATTCGTTGTCAGTTGCGCGTGCCAGACAGACGAATAAAGAAGGATACGCATCAAAGATCAAAGACAGAAAATAA